In the Micromonospora narathiwatensis genome, one interval contains:
- a CDS encoding mandelate racemase/muconate lactonizing enzyme family protein produces the protein MIAAATALAGLTIDSVRTYAVALPTVRSFGVSGGSVAVAGRPSIRVLVQVTADGFTGWGEATPIPAWTYETAESIVTTVDRYLAPAVLGRPAWDLDGVTTAFDRAVNRGFTIGAPLAKCAVDVALHDLLGRALGVPVGVLWGQRRRETIELGWIVSGQTAAEVADAVAEGHALGHRAFKVKVGLHREAEDAAVVRAVREAAPDAALWVDANQAYTVDAALRMARRLADLDVTAFEQPLPANDVAGLRRLRESSPVPVALDESLRHPSDLATFVKLDAVDVAIAKVQRSGGLTLSRRLCALAEDAGVRLMGSGLTDSDLGLAASLHLFAAYGIDTPVDLNGRQFLESSYATGATVDIRDGVAHVPTGPGLGVDVDESVVRELAVDVLRR, from the coding sequence GTGATCGCTGCCGCCACCGCCCTGGCCGGGCTGACCATCGACTCCGTGCGGACGTACGCCGTCGCACTGCCCACCGTCCGCTCGTTCGGGGTGTCCGGCGGGTCGGTCGCCGTCGCCGGCCGGCCCAGCATCCGGGTGCTGGTCCAGGTCACCGCCGACGGGTTCACCGGCTGGGGTGAGGCCACCCCCATCCCGGCCTGGACGTACGAGACCGCGGAGTCGATCGTCACCACCGTCGACCGGTACCTCGCCCCGGCGGTGCTCGGCCGCCCGGCCTGGGACCTCGACGGGGTGACCACCGCCTTCGACCGGGCGGTCAACCGGGGCTTCACCATCGGCGCCCCGCTGGCCAAGTGCGCCGTCGACGTCGCCCTGCACGACCTGCTCGGCCGGGCGCTGGGCGTACCCGTCGGCGTGCTGTGGGGACAGCGCCGCCGGGAGACGATCGAGCTGGGCTGGATCGTCTCCGGGCAGACCGCCGCCGAGGTGGCCGACGCGGTGGCCGAGGGACACGCCCTCGGCCACCGGGCGTTCAAGGTGAAGGTCGGCCTGCACCGCGAGGCCGAGGACGCCGCCGTGGTGCGGGCGGTCCGCGAGGCCGCGCCCGACGCCGCGCTCTGGGTCGACGCCAACCAGGCGTACACCGTGGACGCCGCGCTGCGGATGGCCCGCCGGCTGGCCGACCTCGACGTCACCGCGTTCGAGCAGCCGCTGCCGGCCAACGACGTCGCCGGGCTGCGCCGCCTGCGGGAGTCCTCGCCGGTGCCGGTCGCGCTGGACGAGAGCCTGCGCCACCCCAGCGACCTGGCCACCTTCGTCAAGCTCGACGCGGTCGACGTGGCCATCGCCAAGGTGCAGCGCAGCGGCGGGCTGACACTGTCGCGTCGGCTGTGCGCCCTGGCGGAAGACGCCGGGGTGCGGCTGATGGGCTCCGGGCTCACCGACTCCGACCTGGGCCTGGCCGCCTCGCTGCACCTGTTCGCCGCGTACGGCATCGACACGCCGGTGGACCTCAACGGCCGGCAGTTCCTGGAGTCGTCGTACGCCACCGGGGCGACCGTGGACATCCGCGACGGAGTCGCGCACGTGCCGACCGGACCGGGGCTCGGCGTGGACGTCGACGAGTCGGTCGTACGGGAACTCGCCGTCGACGTGTTGCGCCGGTAG
- a CDS encoding LacI family DNA-binding transcriptional regulator: MTLEDVARAADVSLATASRALNGMRVTPHLRDRVLAAAEQLAYTPNAHARALAGASHRTVGVICHDVSDPYFAAVAGGVMRIAGDKDLLVMLASTFRDPEREIAYVSMLRAERALAILLIGSGFEDPHWERALDAELKPYLDGGGRVAVVSRHRSLKVDSVLPENRAGAAAMARALLDLGHRRFAVLTGPPALTTVADRLGGFRDELKKAGVPLAAADIVEGPFTRDGGYGAMTELLARGLTATCVFALTDVMAIGACAALRDHGLSVPGDVSVAGFDDIPIVRDLTPPLTTVALPLQQLGEKAMELALTDNTGRRRRILRMGGEVVVRASTAKLA; this comes from the coding sequence GTGACGCTCGAAGACGTGGCCAGAGCCGCCGACGTCTCGCTCGCCACGGCCTCCCGGGCACTCAACGGCATGCGGGTGACCCCGCACCTGCGGGACCGGGTGCTGGCGGCGGCGGAGCAACTGGCGTACACGCCGAACGCGCACGCCCGTGCCCTGGCCGGGGCGTCGCACCGCACCGTCGGCGTGATCTGCCACGACGTCAGCGACCCGTACTTCGCCGCGGTGGCCGGCGGGGTCATGCGGATCGCCGGGGACAAGGACCTGCTGGTGATGCTGGCCAGCACGTTCCGCGACCCGGAGCGGGAGATCGCGTACGTGTCGATGCTGCGCGCCGAGCGGGCGCTGGCCATCCTGCTCATCGGTTCCGGGTTCGAGGACCCGCACTGGGAGCGGGCCCTCGACGCCGAGCTGAAGCCCTACCTGGACGGCGGCGGCCGGGTCGCGGTGGTCAGCCGGCACCGCAGCCTCAAGGTCGACAGCGTGCTGCCGGAGAACCGGGCCGGGGCCGCCGCGATGGCCCGCGCCCTGCTCGACCTGGGGCACCGCCGGTTCGCGGTGCTGACCGGGCCGCCGGCGCTGACCACCGTCGCCGACCGGCTGGGCGGCTTCCGCGACGAGCTGAAGAAGGCCGGCGTGCCGCTGGCCGCGGCCGACATCGTGGAGGGCCCGTTCACCCGCGACGGCGGCTACGGCGCCATGACCGAGCTGCTGGCCCGAGGGCTGACCGCCACCTGCGTGTTCGCGCTGACCGACGTGATGGCCATCGGTGCCTGCGCGGCGCTGCGCGACCACGGGCTCTCCGTGCCCGGCGACGTCTCCGTCGCCGGCTTCGACGACATCCCGATCGTCCGCGACCTCACCCCGCCGCTCACCACCGTCGCGCTGCCGTTGCAGCAGCTCGGGGAGAAGGCGATGGAGCTGGCGCTCACCGACAACACCGGGCGGCGCCGCCGGATCCTGCGGATGGGCGGCGAGGTGGTCGTCCGGGCCAGCACCGCCAAGCTGGCCTGA
- a CDS encoding ABC transporter permease gives MAAQSTIEQPEPTAPARTPAPAARRRDPAGAGLLRFVQGTWRPAAVLAAIFVVWWAVTAAELVKPYLVPSPGATLDVVLDQTSYFAHHTWITTYETVLGFAIAIVVGVVSAVVMVYSPTVEKSLYPLLLFAQVIPKIAIAPLFVVWLGFGLSPKVVVAVLMAFFPIVISTVTGLKSIDPEMLQLSATMGAGPGQTFAKIRFPAALPHLFAGLKVAATMAVTGAVVGEFVGANEGLGYVILQANGNLDTPTLFAGLLIMSLLGVVLFVVVELLEKLVLPWHASRRTDAATTSL, from the coding sequence ATGGCCGCGCAGAGCACCATCGAGCAACCGGAGCCGACCGCGCCGGCCCGCACCCCCGCGCCGGCCGCCCGCCGCCGGGACCCGGCCGGCGCCGGGCTGCTCCGCTTCGTCCAGGGCACCTGGCGCCCGGCCGCGGTCCTCGCGGCGATCTTCGTCGTCTGGTGGGCGGTGACCGCGGCGGAGCTGGTCAAGCCCTACCTCGTCCCCTCGCCGGGCGCCACGCTGGACGTCGTCCTCGACCAGACCAGCTACTTCGCCCACCACACCTGGATCACCACGTACGAGACGGTGCTGGGCTTCGCCATCGCGATCGTGGTCGGCGTGGTCTCCGCCGTCGTCATGGTCTACTCCCCGACGGTCGAGAAGAGCCTCTACCCGCTGCTGCTGTTCGCCCAGGTCATCCCGAAGATCGCCATCGCACCGCTGTTCGTCGTGTGGCTCGGCTTCGGGCTCTCCCCGAAGGTCGTCGTCGCGGTGCTGATGGCCTTCTTCCCGATCGTCATCTCCACGGTCACCGGCCTCAAGTCGATCGACCCGGAGATGCTGCAACTGTCGGCGACCATGGGCGCGGGCCCGGGACAGACCTTCGCGAAGATCCGTTTCCCGGCCGCGCTGCCACACCTGTTCGCCGGCCTGAAGGTCGCCGCCACGATGGCCGTCACCGGCGCCGTGGTGGGCGAGTTCGTCGGCGCCAACGAGGGCCTCGGCTACGTGATCCTGCAGGCCAACGGCAACCTCGACACCCCGACGCTGTTCGCCGGGCTGCTCATCATGTCGCTGCTCGGCGTCGTCCTGTTCGTGGTCGTGGAACTGCTCGAGAAGCTCGTCCTTCCGTGGCACGCCAGCCGCCGTACCGACGCCGCTACGACGTCGCTCTGA
- a CDS encoding ABC transporter substrate-binding protein translates to MKLRTLAVALVPALILATTACGSSSDEQSKNSQGQDKVTLTLNWYPYGEHAPFYFGKKQGIFAKHGIDLTIQAGQGSQKTIQATAAGQTDFGWADTPALLAAVGQGMDVKSVGVFLQTTPSSVQFFTDKNINSPADLKGKTIASTAGDALSKTFPAFLKANGLSDGDVTLQNTDPAGKMAAVMSDKTDALLGFATDQGPTMQDKAGKPVSYLKFAEHGLTFFSNGLLASTDTIKNKQDLVKRMVAASSEAWAAAEGNPTGAVEAMQGASQQLPSEKVLTEQFNATLQLLHTDATKGQAPGVNDESDWTKTINVFAEAGVISKAESPATYWDASFAPKG, encoded by the coding sequence ATGAAGTTGCGCACCCTCGCCGTCGCGCTCGTGCCGGCGCTCATACTGGCCACCACCGCCTGCGGCTCGTCCTCCGACGAGCAGAGCAAGAACTCCCAGGGCCAGGACAAGGTCACCCTGACCCTCAACTGGTACCCGTACGGCGAGCACGCGCCGTTCTACTTCGGCAAGAAGCAGGGCATCTTCGCCAAGCACGGCATCGACCTGACCATCCAGGCCGGCCAGGGCTCGCAGAAGACGATCCAGGCCACCGCCGCCGGGCAGACCGACTTCGGCTGGGCCGACACCCCCGCCCTGCTCGCCGCCGTCGGTCAGGGCATGGACGTCAAGAGCGTCGGGGTCTTCCTCCAGACCACCCCGTCGTCGGTGCAGTTCTTCACCGACAAGAACATCAACTCCCCCGCCGACCTCAAGGGCAAGACCATCGCCTCCACCGCCGGCGACGCGCTGAGCAAGACCTTCCCGGCCTTCCTCAAGGCCAACGGCCTCAGCGACGGCGACGTGACCCTGCAGAACACCGACCCGGCCGGCAAGATGGCCGCCGTCATGTCGGACAAGACCGACGCGCTGCTCGGCTTCGCCACCGACCAGGGCCCGACCATGCAGGACAAGGCCGGCAAGCCGGTCTCCTACCTCAAGTTCGCCGAACACGGCCTGACCTTCTTCAGTAACGGCCTGCTCGCCTCGACCGACACCATCAAGAACAAGCAGGACCTGGTCAAGCGGATGGTCGCGGCCAGCAGCGAGGCCTGGGCGGCCGCCGAGGGCAACCCGACCGGCGCGGTCGAGGCCATGCAGGGCGCCTCCCAGCAACTGCCCTCGGAGAAGGTGCTCACCGAACAGTTCAACGCCACGCTCCAACTGCTGCACACCGACGCCACCAAGGGCCAGGCCCCCGGTGTCAACGACGAGTCCGACTGGACGAAGACGATCAACGTCTTCGCCGAGGCCGGCGTGATCAGCAAGGCCGAGTCCCCGGCGACGTACTGGGACGCGAGCTTCGCCCCGAAGGGATGA
- a CDS encoding ABC transporter ATP-binding protein, protein MTVGNTTTQRPTDATATGAAVEIDQVAVRFRTKKKDVTALREVSLRIEPGEFVSIVGASGCGKSTLLKLVSGLLRPSSGQVRLHGEQVRGPRRDIGYVFQRAALLEWRTARRNILLQAEMRRLPRAEARQRVDELIAMTGLTGFEDAYPNELSGGMQQRVALCRALLHRPPVLLMDEPFGALDALTREQMNVELRRIWRETGTTVLLVTHSIAEAVYLANRVIVMTPRPGTVAEVIDVDLPVERDYGQTMSEPAFARATGRIRDLLGATTTAE, encoded by the coding sequence ATGACGGTCGGCAACACCACCACGCAGCGACCCACGGACGCCACGGCGACCGGCGCCGCGGTCGAGATCGACCAGGTCGCGGTCCGCTTCCGTACCAAGAAGAAGGACGTCACCGCGCTGCGCGAGGTCTCGCTGCGGATCGAGCCGGGTGAGTTCGTCTCGATCGTCGGCGCCTCCGGCTGCGGCAAGTCCACGCTGCTCAAGCTGGTGTCCGGCCTGCTGCGGCCGTCGTCCGGCCAGGTCCGTCTGCACGGCGAGCAGGTACGGGGGCCGCGGCGCGACATCGGGTACGTCTTCCAGCGCGCCGCGCTGCTGGAATGGCGCACCGCCCGGCGCAACATCCTGCTCCAGGCCGAGATGCGGCGCCTGCCCCGGGCCGAGGCCCGCCAGCGGGTCGACGAGCTGATCGCGATGACCGGCCTGACCGGCTTCGAGGACGCGTACCCGAATGAACTGTCCGGCGGGATGCAGCAGCGGGTGGCCCTGTGCCGCGCGCTGCTGCACCGCCCCCCGGTCCTGCTCATGGACGAGCCGTTCGGGGCCCTCGACGCCCTCACCCGCGAGCAGATGAACGTCGAGCTGCGGCGGATCTGGCGGGAGACCGGCACCACCGTCCTGCTCGTCACCCATTCCATCGCCGAGGCGGTCTACCTGGCCAACCGGGTGATCGTCATGACCCCTCGACCCGGCACCGTCGCCGAGGTCATCGACGTCGACCTCCCCGTCGAGCGTGACTACGGCCAGACGATGTCGGAGCCCGCGTTCGCGCGCGCCACGGGACGCATCCGGGACCTCCTGGGTGCGACGACGACCGCTGAATAA
- a CDS encoding Gfo/Idh/MocA family protein, with amino-acid sequence MERTSIGIILNGVTGRMGYRQHLVRSLLAIREQGGLPARDGSRIWPELTLVGRNEAKLAEIAARHGLTSYTTDLDAALADDSHQIYFDAQVTAQREKAIRTAIEAGKHVYTEKPLAEGLTGSLELARLAAARGVKNGVVQDKLFLPGLRKLKRLVDGGFFGRILSVRGEFGYWVFEGDWQNAQRPSWNYRVEDGGGIVVDMFPHWHYVLEQIFAPVTAVTAHIATHIPERVDETGQTYRATADDAAYGIFELAGGITAQINSSWAVRVYRDELVEFQVDGTDGSAVAGLRECRIQHRGATPMPVWNPDLPATENFRGQWQTVPDNEDFDNGFKVQWEAFLRHVVDGEPFPWDFLAGARGVQLAEAGLRSAREGRRVEIEEITL; translated from the coding sequence GTGGAGCGCACGTCTATCGGGATCATTCTCAACGGCGTGACCGGACGGATGGGCTACCGCCAACACCTCGTCCGGTCCCTGCTCGCCATCCGCGAGCAGGGCGGCCTGCCCGCCCGCGACGGCAGCCGCATCTGGCCCGAGCTGACCCTGGTGGGCCGCAACGAGGCCAAGCTCGCCGAGATCGCCGCCCGGCACGGGCTGACGTCGTACACGACGGACCTGGACGCCGCGCTCGCCGACGACTCCCACCAGATCTACTTCGACGCGCAGGTGACCGCGCAGCGGGAGAAGGCCATCCGGACGGCGATCGAGGCCGGCAAACACGTCTACACCGAGAAGCCGCTCGCCGAGGGGCTGACCGGCTCCCTGGAACTGGCCCGGCTCGCCGCCGCCCGGGGCGTCAAGAACGGCGTCGTGCAGGACAAGCTGTTCCTGCCCGGCCTGCGCAAACTCAAGCGGCTGGTCGACGGCGGCTTCTTCGGCCGCATCCTGTCGGTGCGCGGCGAGTTCGGCTACTGGGTGTTCGAGGGCGACTGGCAGAACGCGCAGCGGCCGAGCTGGAACTACCGCGTCGAGGACGGCGGCGGCATCGTCGTGGACATGTTCCCGCACTGGCACTACGTGCTGGAGCAGATCTTCGCCCCGGTGACCGCGGTGACCGCGCACATCGCCACCCACATCCCCGAGCGGGTCGACGAGACCGGCCAGACCTACCGGGCCACCGCCGACGACGCCGCGTACGGCATCTTCGAGCTGGCCGGCGGCATCACCGCGCAGATCAACTCCTCCTGGGCGGTGCGGGTGTACCGCGACGAACTGGTCGAGTTCCAGGTCGACGGCACCGACGGCAGCGCCGTGGCCGGGCTGCGCGAGTGCCGCATCCAGCACCGGGGCGCCACCCCGATGCCGGTGTGGAACCCGGACCTGCCGGCCACCGAGAACTTCCGCGGCCAGTGGCAGACCGTCCCCGACAACGAGGACTTCGACAACGGCTTCAAGGTCCAGTGGGAGGCGTTCCTGCGCCACGTCGTCGACGGCGAGCCGTTCCCGTGGGACTTCCTGGCCGGCGCCCGCGGCGTGCAGCTCGCCGAGGCCGGGCTGCGCTCGGCGCGGGAGGGACGCCGGGTGGAGATCGAGGAGATCACCCTGTGA